In one window of Miscanthus floridulus cultivar M001 chromosome 12, ASM1932011v1, whole genome shotgun sequence DNA:
- the LOC136497235 gene encoding probable calcium-binding protein CML17, with product MGKKALLVVVAHHRHKANTVASKPTRCPSTMLSSSCPLVKLPLLPRGLLSYLPTSILPSGRESTATPTPTAGAPSTPPPSPKRMSSSSAQQQQAGNGGSSSKKADSAELVRVFELFDKNGDGRITREELEESLGKLGMSVPDDELASMIARIDANGDGCVDVEEFGVLYRTIMASDSSANGNGNGGAGAGEGEEAAGAEEDEDMREAFRVFDANGDGYITVDELGAVLSSLGLKQGRTAEECRRMIGHVDRDGDGRVDFHEFRQMMRAGGLATTLG from the coding sequence ATGGGAAAGAAAGCTTTGCTTGTAGTTGTAGCACACCACCGCCACAAGGCAAATACAGTGGCAAGCAAGCCCACACGGTGTCCATCCACCATGCTATCATCGTCCTGCCCTCTCGTTAAGCTGCCCCTCCTGCCGCGCGGCCTCCTCTCGTACCTCCCCACATCCATCCTCCCGAGTGGCCGCGAGAGCactgccacgcccacgcccaccgcCGGCGCACCCTCCACGCCGCCGCCTTCTCCCAAGAGGATGTCGTCATCGTCTGCACAGCAGCAGCAAGCGGGGAACGGGGGGAGCAGCAGCAAGAAGGCCGACTCGGCGGAGCTGGTGCGCGTGTTCGAGCTGTTCGACAAGAACGGCGACGGGCGCATCACGCGGGAGGAGCTTGAGGAGTCGCTGGGCAAGCTGGGCATGTCCGTGCCGGACGACGAGCTGGCGTCCATGAtcgcgcgcatcgacgccaacgGCGACGGGTGCGTGGACGTGGAGGAGTTCGGGGTGCTCTACCGCACCATCATGGCCAGCGACAGCAGCGccaacggcaacggcaacggcggTGCCGGCGCCGGGGAGGGGGAGGAAGCTGCAggcgcggaggaggacgaggacatgAGGGAGGCGTTCCGGGTGTTCGACGCCAACGGCGACGGGTACATCACCGTGGACGAGCTCGGCGCGGTGCTGTCGTCGCTGGGCCTGAAGCAGGGCCGCACCGCGGAGGAGTGCCGGCGCATGATCGGCCACGTCGACCGCGACGGCGACGGCAGGGTCGACTTCCACGAGTTCCGCCAGATGATGCGCGCCGGCGGGCTCGCCACCACGCTCGGGTGA
- the LOC136496412 gene encoding B-box zinc finger protein 24-like: MRIQCDACEAAAATVVCCADEAALCARCDVEIHAANKLAGKHQRLPLALPAAATASLPRCDVCQEKPAFIFCVEDRALFCRDCDEPIHVPGTLSGNHQRYLATGIRVGFSSVCGAARAEGIPPPAPPKGSSNKPAAVSAPAAGATKTTTVKDPLPQEVPSSPFLPPSGWAVEDLLQLSDYESSDKKDSPLGFKELEWFADIDLFHAHSPAKTATAEVPEFFASPQPASNAGFYKTNGVARQSKKPRMEVPEDDEDYFIVPDLG, translated from the exons ATGAGGATCCAGTGCGACGCGTGCGAGGCCGCGGCGGCCACGGTGGTGTGCTGCGCCGACGAGGCGGCGCTGTGCGCGCGCTGTGACGTCGAGATCCACGCCGCCAACAAGCTCGCCGGCAAGCACCAGCGGCTCCCGCTCGCGctgcccgccgccgccacggccagcCTCCCGCGCTGTGACGTCTGCCAGGAGAAGCCGGCCTTCATCTTCTGCGTCGAGGATAGGGCGCTCTTCTGCCGCGACTGCGACGAGCCCATCCACGTCCCAGGCACGCTCTCCGGCAACCACCAGCGCTACCTCGCCACCGGTATCCGCGTCGGATTCAGCTCCGTCTGCGGCGCCGCCAGGGCTGAGGGCatcccgccgccggcgccgcccaaGGGCAGCTCCAACAAGCCCGCGGCCGTCAGCGCACCAGCTGCCGGGGCCACCAAGACAACGACGGTCAAGGACCCGCTGCCGCAGGAGGTGCCGTCGTCGCCGTTCCTGCCACCGTCCGGTTGGGCCGTCGAGGACCTCCTGCAGCTGTCGGACTACGAATCCAGCGACAAG AAAGACTCGCCTCTTGGGTTCAAGGAGCTGGAGTGGTTCGCGGACATCGACCTGTTCCACGCCCACTCGCCCGCCAAAACCGCTACGGCGGAGGTCCCCGAGTTCTTCGCCTCGCCGCAGCCAGCGAGCAACGCCGGGTTCTACAAGACGAACGGAGTAGCGCGCCAGAGCAAGAAGCCACGGATGGAGGTGCCTGAGGACGACGAGGACTACTTCATCGTTCCTGATCTTGGCTGA